In the genome of Saprospira sp. CCB-QB6, one region contains:
- a CDS encoding DUF72 domain-containing protein has product MKFGKLTDISGVDFSLPALSSRTEALLAGRSPKKPAVYIGCTGWAMKEWVGRYYSPGTTPRDYLRAYGQQFDGIELNSTHYQLPKVELLERWREETPASFRFSPKLGQNISHAADLGINLGLGPSFAERLQSLGSRLGWGFMQLPPHFGPSKLPLLEQFLKQYPQSLFPICIEARQADIFADPLARKDYFDLLQHYKVGTCITDVAGRRDVLHLELTAPVLMLRFVGNGLLPSDYERVDAWIAKVIELQEKGIREFYLFLHEPDNILAPDICQYMAEQLAEKTDWSIKIPEPYQDPQLQLF; this is encoded by the coding sequence ATGAAATTTGGCAAACTTACAGATATTTCCGGGGTAGATTTTTCTTTACCCGCACTTTCGTCTAGAACAGAAGCCCTTTTGGCTGGGCGATCTCCCAAAAAGCCCGCTGTATATATTGGCTGTACGGGCTGGGCGATGAAAGAGTGGGTAGGGCGTTATTATTCGCCGGGGACAACGCCTAGAGATTATTTGCGGGCTTATGGGCAACAATTTGATGGAATTGAGTTAAATTCTACACATTATCAATTGCCCAAAGTAGAATTATTGGAACGTTGGCGAGAAGAAACCCCTGCTAGTTTTCGCTTTTCGCCCAAACTGGGGCAAAATATCAGTCATGCGGCCGATTTGGGCATCAATTTGGGGCTGGGGCCAAGTTTTGCAGAGCGTTTACAAAGCTTGGGTTCTCGTTTGGGCTGGGGCTTTATGCAATTGCCCCCGCATTTTGGTCCATCAAAATTGCCTTTATTAGAGCAATTTCTAAAACAGTATCCGCAAAGTCTGTTTCCCATTTGTATAGAAGCTCGCCAAGCCGATATTTTTGCCGATCCTTTGGCCCGCAAAGACTATTTTGACCTATTACAGCATTATAAAGTGGGAACTTGTATTACTGATGTTGCTGGCCGAAGAGATGTTTTGCATCTTGAATTGACTGCTCCTGTATTGATGCTTCGCTTTGTGGGAAATGGATTGCTGCCTAGCGATTATGAACGAGTAGATGCTTGGATCGCCAAAGTAATTGAGTTGCAAGAAAAGGGAATTAGAGAATTTTATCTCTTTTTACACGAACCCGATAACATCTTGGCGCCCGATATTTGCCAGTATATGGCGGAACAATTGGCCGAAAAAACAGATTGGTCCATCAAAATTCCAGAACCTTATCAAGACCCCCAACTCCAACTATTTTAA
- a CDS encoding lysophospholipid acyltransferase family protein has protein sequence MAKFSDHLGLWAFKTVRFSFQLTPFWLLYAYSNFLYLVLYKLLGYRKQVVRDNLLRCFPEKTEAERSQIERQFYSHLCDIFLESLKGLSMSEKEAEKRWKVVNGNILDPIAQKQGAAVLAGAHYNNWEWGGAGLGFQTPMLSMVIYKPMANKLIEAEMLKGRSLSGNIIVPTYETAKQFEAHKADSPLLVLIADQNPSSVKKAHWVEFFGQQTATIHGPARYAQSYNIPIYYFDVQKIKRGVYEVHFEELIKDPQAHTAEEISQIYMAKVEQQIRKDPAYWLWSHKRWKHKPPQA, from the coding sequence ATGGCAAAATTTTCAGATCATTTGGGGCTTTGGGCCTTTAAGACCGTGCGTTTTAGCTTTCAGCTAACGCCTTTTTGGCTTTTATATGCCTATTCCAATTTTCTTTATTTGGTCCTCTACAAATTGTTGGGCTACCGCAAGCAGGTGGTCCGAGACAATTTACTGCGCTGTTTTCCCGAAAAAACAGAAGCAGAAAGAAGCCAAATAGAACGGCAGTTTTATAGCCACCTTTGCGACATCTTTCTGGAGAGCCTAAAGGGCTTGAGTATGAGCGAAAAAGAAGCTGAAAAACGCTGGAAAGTCGTCAATGGAAACATTTTGGACCCCATTGCCCAAAAACAAGGGGCTGCGGTTTTGGCTGGAGCTCACTATAACAACTGGGAATGGGGTGGAGCAGGTCTTGGCTTTCAAACGCCTATGCTCAGTATGGTTATTTATAAGCCTATGGCCAATAAATTGATTGAGGCTGAAATGCTCAAGGGCCGAAGTTTGTCGGGCAATATCATTGTACCAACTTATGAGACGGCCAAGCAATTTGAGGCGCATAAAGCAGATTCTCCGCTTTTGGTCCTCATTGCCGACCAAAACCCGAGTAGCGTGAAAAAAGCGCATTGGGTGGAGTTTTTTGGCCAACAGACGGCCACGATTCACGGTCCAGCCCGCTATGCTCAAAGCTATAATATTCCTATCTATTACTTTGATGTGCAAAAAATCAAAAGAGGAGTGTATGAGGTCCATTTTGAAGAGCTCATTAAGGATCCTCAGGCGCATACAGCCGAAGAAATTAGCCAAATTTACATGGCTAAAGTAGAGCAACAAATCCGAAAGGATCCCGCTTATTGGCTTTGGTCGCATAAGCGTTGGAAGCATAAGCCACCGCAGGCTTAG
- a CDS encoding DUF4442 domain-containing protein, with protein sequence MQPPVLGQYAPEFMKSFLSPFKQKLFLISQLPGAWFMGVKMKTLTHERSVVHLPFSWYSKNPFKSTYFAAQAAAAELSTGILANMLLYKGPKMSMLITGMRAEYFKKVNKTARFVCEQGEEIKTCMQKAIDTGQGQRIEVISEGYMTGPDGQDILVSRFYFEWSFKAK encoded by the coding sequence ATGCAACCTCCTGTTTTAGGGCAATATGCCCCAGAGTTTATGAAATCCTTCTTATCGCCTTTCAAGCAAAAGCTCTTTTTGATTAGCCAGCTGCCTGGCGCTTGGTTTATGGGCGTAAAAATGAAGACCTTAACGCATGAGCGCTCTGTTGTCCATCTCCCATTTAGTTGGTATTCTAAAAATCCGTTTAAATCAACTTATTTTGCGGCCCAAGCAGCAGCCGCTGAGTTGTCTACAGGGATTTTAGCCAATATGCTCCTCTATAAAGGACCAAAAATGTCTATGTTGATTACGGGCATGCGGGCCGAATACTTCAAAAAGGTCAATAAAACCGCTCGTTTCGTTTGCGAGCAGGGAGAAGAAATTAAAACTTGTATGCAAAAGGCCATAGATACGGGCCAAGGCCAGCGCATTGAAGTCATTTCTGAAGGCTATATGACTGGTCCAGATGGTCAAGATATTTTGGTTTCTCGCTTTTATTTTGAATGGAGTTTTAAAGCGAAATAA
- a CDS encoding AAA family ATPase: MSISEQHNYLYYGTKTNASELRSFVEHILKTNERMEQQNRPKTPICIWGKHGIGKTQLVESIAREKGYQFAYIAPAQFEEMGDLVGMPRIDEAGRTQFSPPDWVPQQEGPGILLIDDVNRADDRILRGIMQLLQNYELVSWSLPKGWQIVLTANPDGGDYSVTPMDDAMLTRMMHITMEFDVKEWAKWAEEYGLDPRGINFVLTYPEMVTGERTTPRSLVQFFESIADIPDLSQELGLVQLLADSALDSNTVAAFLSFVNNNLAKLISPEDILNAKDFKQEVLSPIKSVVSKGSLRVDILATICTRLVNFLNINSIKPNKEQLQNIKSFIKIDFLPNDIRLAMAQDLVASPNKHLKVIMTDPEIGKLLLQKM, from the coding sequence ATGTCCATATCAGAACAACATAATTACCTCTATTACGGGACCAAAACCAATGCCTCTGAACTTCGTAGTTTTGTAGAGCATATCTTGAAAACCAATGAGCGGATGGAGCAGCAAAATCGCCCCAAAACGCCCATTTGTATTTGGGGAAAACACGGTATTGGAAAAACACAGTTAGTGGAAAGTATAGCCCGTGAAAAGGGCTATCAGTTTGCCTATATTGCTCCAGCTCAATTTGAAGAAATGGGTGATTTGGTGGGTATGCCACGCATTGATGAAGCGGGCAGAACGCAATTTTCTCCCCCCGATTGGGTGCCGCAGCAAGAAGGACCAGGCATCCTCCTTATTGATGATGTAAACCGAGCAGATGACCGCATTCTTAGAGGAATTATGCAGCTCTTGCAAAACTATGAGCTAGTTAGCTGGAGCTTGCCTAAAGGTTGGCAAATTGTTTTAACGGCCAATCCCGATGGGGGCGATTATTCCGTTACGCCTATGGATGATGCCATGCTCACCCGCATGATGCACATCACCATGGAGTTTGATGTGAAAGAATGGGCCAAATGGGCCGAAGAATATGGCTTGGACCCTAGAGGAATTAACTTTGTATTGACTTATCCCGAAATGGTCACGGGCGAACGAACAACTCCCCGCTCTTTGGTGCAGTTCTTTGAATCTATTGCCGATATTCCTGATCTTTCTCAGGAGTTGGGCCTTGTTCAACTTTTAGCTGATTCTGCTCTGGATAGCAATACCGTGGCGGCTTTTCTCTCTTTTGTCAATAACAATTTGGCCAAATTGATTAGCCCAGAAGATATTCTCAATGCTAAAGACTTTAAGCAAGAAGTGCTTTCTCCAATTAAGTCGGTAGTTTCTAAAGGTAGCTTAAGAGTAGATATTTTGGCCACAATTTGCACGCGTTTGGTCAACTTCCTTAATATCAATAGTATTAAGCCAAACAAAGAACAGTTGCAAAATATCAAGTCCTTTATCAAAATTGACTTTCTGCCCAATGATATCCGTTTGGCGATGGCCCAAGACTTAGTCGCCTCGCCCAATAAACACCTCAAAGTGATAATGACTGATCCCGAAATTGGGAAGTTGTTGTTGCAGAAGATGTAA
- a CDS encoding energy transducer TonB: MPYYIFCCLLLSSAVWAQETRPALFPSCSDPLISLAQQEDCSRKKLLEYIHLNCPYPDTALQAEVEGVIVAAFEVDEQGQIAKVKILNGLNKALNEAVMQTLRGIKGFQPALENGQAIKSWIELPIRFQLNKLLHIAQENEYQLLWSGPSQSNQLKKKALKALFQEQSLFVRSIEGQNFKIQKLEITYWRKKKLHTIYLKQPQDFWTEEVQLLFKEVRRKGKLFLRAHIQDGYEMVVVQRDLELI, translated from the coding sequence ATGCCTTACTATATTTTTTGCTGCTTACTCTTATCTAGCGCAGTTTGGGCCCAAGAAACTCGCCCAGCCCTTTTCCCCTCTTGCAGCGACCCGCTCATCAGTTTGGCCCAACAAGAAGATTGTAGCCGAAAAAAACTTTTGGAGTATATCCATCTCAACTGCCCCTACCCAGACACTGCCCTGCAAGCAGAAGTTGAAGGGGTTATCGTTGCCGCTTTTGAAGTTGATGAACAAGGCCAAATTGCCAAAGTCAAAATCTTAAATGGCCTAAATAAAGCCCTCAATGAGGCCGTCATGCAAACCCTAAGAGGAATCAAAGGCTTTCAGCCCGCTCTAGAAAATGGCCAAGCTATTAAAAGCTGGATCGAGCTGCCTATCCGCTTCCAACTCAATAAATTACTACATATTGCCCAAGAAAATGAGTACCAATTGCTCTGGTCGGGCCCCAGCCAAAGTAATCAACTCAAAAAGAAAGCCCTCAAAGCCCTTTTTCAAGAACAATCGCTTTTTGTGCGCAGCATCGAAGGCCAAAATTTCAAGATCCAAAAGCTAGAAATTACCTATTGGCGCAAAAAAAAGCTGCATACCATCTACCTCAAACAACCTCAAGATTTCTGGACCGAAGAGGTCCAACTCCTCTTTAAAGAAGTTCGCCGAAAAGGAAAACTCTTCCTCAGAGCCCATATCCAAGATGGTTACGAAATGGTCGTCGTCCAAAGAGATTTAGAACTGATTTAA
- a CDS encoding FAD:protein FMN transferase, which yields MKNLIYLMLSLIGLASCNSRPQKSTYLELSGRTMGTSYSINYRDSLGRNFGPAIDSLLGEINAEVSTYIPSSTISQWNQSEEGIKVDDRPHFLRNYQLAKQVFGETAGWLDPSLMPLVNYWGFGYTEKRPVLAVDSQKVDSLRALCAFGQLKLEKGYLYKTEAGSELDFSALAKGDAVDELGRYLEAQGIRDYMVEIGGELRLRGHQEGAEGWYIGINLPKTDAGLREIQNIVELKNYSLATSGNYRNFYEVEGQKYAHTINPKTGYPEKSQLLSASIFAPNCGRADAWATACMAMGLERAQQLLPNYKELEAHLIYVDSLGQIQTWSTPKAKTWIKQ from the coding sequence ATGAAAAACCTTATCTATTTAATGCTCAGTCTAATTGGCTTAGCGAGTTGTAATTCTAGGCCTCAAAAATCGACTTATTTAGAGTTAAGTGGTCGGACGATGGGGACCAGTTACAGCATTAATTACCGAGATAGTTTGGGGCGTAATTTTGGGCCGGCTATCGACTCCCTTTTGGGGGAAATTAATGCAGAAGTATCGACCTATATTCCCAGTTCTACGATTAGTCAGTGGAATCAATCTGAGGAAGGCATTAAGGTAGATGATCGGCCACATTTTTTGCGCAACTATCAGTTGGCCAAGCAAGTATTTGGAGAGACAGCGGGTTGGTTGGACCCTAGTCTGATGCCTTTGGTTAATTATTGGGGCTTTGGCTATACCGAAAAACGGCCTGTATTAGCGGTAGACAGCCAAAAAGTGGACAGTTTGCGGGCGCTTTGTGCCTTTGGTCAGTTAAAGCTTGAAAAAGGCTATTTGTATAAGACCGAAGCGGGCAGTGAATTAGATTTTAGTGCCTTGGCCAAGGGAGATGCGGTGGATGAATTGGGGCGTTATTTGGAGGCTCAAGGGATTCGGGATTATATGGTAGAAATTGGGGGAGAATTGCGTTTGCGGGGGCATCAGGAGGGGGCCGAGGGTTGGTACATTGGCATTAATTTGCCCAAAACAGATGCTGGCTTAAGAGAAATTCAGAATATTGTCGAGTTAAAAAACTATAGTTTGGCCACTTCTGGAAATTACCGTAACTTTTACGAAGTCGAGGGCCAAAAATATGCGCATACGATCAATCCAAAAACGGGTTATCCCGAAAAAAGCCAGCTGCTCAGCGCTTCTATTTTTGCCCCTAATTGTGGGCGGGCCGATGCTTGGGCTACCGCTTGTATGGCCATGGGGTTGGAGCGGGCACAGCAGCTTTTGCCCAACTACAAAGAGCTAGAAGCCCATTTAATTTATGTAGATAGTTTGGGACAAATACAGACTTGGTCGACCCCCAAAGCAAAAACTTGGATTAAACAATAA
- a CDS encoding MbnP family protein codes for MKYLFAALGLLFLATACDLEEGCTDPTAENYAPEADTDCCCEYFGLRLNRSGLWADTSSFSWSSKYPDMQGDSFQLEQFRFFVSSFALRDHDGQWWRVQDSLLYPLANGSSRYLASDIAIWRNNSFLYDLGRFDQAREFDRLRFLVGADPNWSDLAPSQIESSLALSSNFTASLYENGTYRSAEMQAVLGLDSSQYVLSDTVWVELPLALSGSFDENLSLSLALDYSDLLRGVAFNRDDSSQIVQQIRQNMANAFQIP; via the coding sequence ATGAAATATTTATTTGCGGCGCTAGGGCTGCTGTTTTTGGCTACAGCCTGCGATTTGGAAGAGGGCTGCACTGACCCCACTGCAGAAAATTATGCCCCAGAAGCCGATACCGATTGTTGTTGCGAATATTTTGGTTTGCGGCTCAACCGCTCAGGGCTTTGGGCCGATACCAGCAGTTTTAGCTGGTCCAGCAAATATCCAGATATGCAAGGCGATAGCTTTCAATTAGAACAATTTCGCTTTTTTGTATCTTCTTTTGCCCTGCGCGATCATGATGGGCAATGGTGGCGGGTACAAGACAGTTTGCTCTATCCCTTGGCCAATGGCAGCAGCCGCTATTTAGCTAGCGATATTGCCATTTGGAGAAATAATAGCTTTTTGTATGATTTGGGCCGTTTTGATCAAGCTAGAGAATTTGATCGGCTACGTTTTTTGGTTGGGGCAGATCCTAACTGGAGTGATTTGGCGCCCAGCCAGATCGAAAGTAGCTTGGCCCTAAGCAGTAATTTTACGGCTAGTTTATATGAAAATGGGACTTATCGCTCAGCAGAGATGCAAGCCGTACTGGGTCTAGATAGCAGCCAATATGTACTGAGCGATACAGTTTGGGTAGAACTGCCTTTGGCCCTTTCTGGTTCTTTTGATGAAAATTTGAGCTTATCCTTAGCCCTAGATTATTCAGATTTATTGCGGGGGGTAGCCTTTAATCGAGATGATTCTAGCCAGATTGTGCAACAGATTCGCCAAAATATGGCCAATGCATTTCAGATTCCGTAA
- the dacB gene encoding D-alanyl-D-alanine carboxypeptidase/D-alanyl-D-alanine endopeptidase, with protein MSNKFSFFFCFLLLLPSLILAQNRLEMALKEFEQAPELRYASIGFAAIDIDKNELIASRNPEQSLITASTMKAITTSTTLALLGANYRFATYLEYDGYIKDGVLHGNLYFKGTGDPCLGSPYMEDIPSLDELSNEFCEAVRKAGIQKITGLIIGDGSHYDNSIMVPTWQWMDMGNHYGAGVSGLNLHDNLFYMQFQLSASQSRGPKFLGCEPEVPSLEVINELETGKPRSGDQSYIYTAPYHPQAWIRGSLPQGSKKFKVKGAAPNPELFAAHWLWRSLNAQGIRCLRQPVTHRNYKMAEKRRRFHTHYSPPLAQIIQHVNEASRNLYCESFLKTLGKKFKQEASTEAGVGVLMDFWEKRGISTKGFFMQDGSGLSARNGVPAKTMAQIMRKVYIDQKSFPNFYNLLAVAGKTGTFKYLGRKTALEENLHGKGGSMNRVRSYTGYVKSRSGRKIAFSIIVNNYNCASWTIRKKLEKVLLAMAEYNQ; from the coding sequence ATGTCTAACAAATTTAGCTTTTTCTTTTGTTTTTTGCTACTTCTTCCAAGCCTTATTTTGGCCCAAAACCGCCTAGAAATGGCACTTAAGGAGTTTGAGCAGGCCCCAGAGCTTCGCTACGCCTCTATCGGTTTTGCCGCTATTGATATCGATAAAAACGAACTGATCGCCAGCCGAAATCCAGAACAATCACTGATTACGGCTTCGACCATGAAGGCCATTACGACTAGCACTACGCTGGCCCTTTTGGGCGCCAATTATCGTTTTGCTACTTATCTGGAGTATGATGGCTACATTAAAGATGGGGTTTTGCATGGCAATCTCTATTTTAAAGGAACAGGTGACCCCTGCTTGGGCTCGCCTTATATGGAGGATATTCCCAGTCTAGACGAGCTCTCCAATGAATTTTGCGAGGCTGTCCGCAAAGCAGGTATCCAAAAAATTACAGGCCTAATTATTGGCGATGGTAGCCATTATGATAACTCGATTATGGTCCCTACCTGGCAATGGATGGATATGGGCAACCATTATGGAGCAGGCGTTTCTGGCCTCAATTTGCACGATAATCTTTTCTATATGCAATTTCAACTGAGCGCCAGCCAAAGCCGTGGCCCCAAGTTTTTGGGCTGCGAGCCTGAAGTCCCTAGCCTAGAGGTCATCAATGAGCTGGAAACAGGCAAGCCCCGCTCTGGCGATCAATCCTACATCTATACGGCTCCTTATCATCCCCAAGCCTGGATCCGCGGAAGCCTACCTCAGGGCAGCAAAAAGTTTAAGGTAAAGGGCGCCGCGCCCAATCCAGAGTTGTTTGCCGCACATTGGCTCTGGCGCTCACTCAACGCACAAGGCATTCGCTGTTTGCGCCAACCCGTAACGCACCGAAACTATAAAATGGCCGAAAAACGCCGTCGTTTTCATACGCATTACTCGCCTCCCTTGGCCCAAATTATCCAACATGTCAATGAAGCTAGCCGAAATCTCTATTGCGAGTCCTTCCTCAAAACATTAGGCAAAAAGTTTAAGCAGGAAGCCTCTACTGAGGCGGGTGTTGGCGTGCTTATGGACTTTTGGGAAAAACGAGGTATTTCTACCAAGGGCTTCTTTATGCAAGATGGCTCTGGACTCTCCGCCCGCAATGGCGTACCCGCCAAAACCATGGCCCAAATTATGCGCAAAGTCTATATCGATCAAAAAAGCTTTCCCAATTTTTATAATCTATTGGCTGTAGCAGGCAAAACAGGAACTTTTAAGTACCTTGGCCGCAAAACAGCCCTAGAGGAAAACCTACACGGTAAAGGCGGCTCTATGAATCGCGTTCGCTCTTATACGGGCTACGTCAAAAGCCGATCGGGCCGCAAAATCGCTTTTTCTATTATCGTCAATAATTATAATTGTGCATCCTGGACCATCCGCAAAAAGCTAGAGAAAGTCTTGCTGGCTATGGCCGAATATAATCAGTAG
- a CDS encoding energy transducer TonB, with amino-acid sequence MKQIFAFFFLISSFGISQLHAQEGEEPRFPGCEDVSDYDCADMKMLQFLFSNLKHPQAAKDANVVGTVVASFTVTADGSITSPAVKEGLGHGCDEEVLRLINLMPKWIPGTDPEGNPIDMEWEIDVKFKN; translated from the coding sequence ATGAAACAAATCTTTGCCTTTTTTTTCCTAATCAGCAGCTTTGGCATCAGCCAATTGCATGCCCAAGAAGGAGAAGAGCCCCGCTTTCCAGGTTGTGAGGATGTCTCAGATTATGACTGCGCGGATATGAAAATGTTGCAGTTTCTTTTTAGTAATCTTAAACATCCACAAGCCGCCAAAGATGCTAATGTAGTGGGGACAGTTGTGGCGAGTTTTACCGTAACAGCTGATGGCAGCATTACTTCTCCAGCAGTCAAAGAAGGCCTTGGTCATGGTTGCGATGAGGAAGTTCTCCGCCTAATTAACCTGATGCCCAAATGGATTCCTGGCACCGACCCCGAAGGCAACCCGATAGATATGGAATGGGAAATCGATGTTAAATTTAAGAATTAG
- the trxA gene encoding thioredoxin, with product MAKEITNSNFDSLVLESGQVALIDFWAQWCGPCRAIAPIIEDLSQEFEGKAIVGKVDIDSNQEIAMKYNIRSIPTILVIKDGEVVDRQVGMTTKAKLKSKLEQYIV from the coding sequence ATGGCCAAGGAAATCACAAATAGCAACTTCGATAGCCTAGTACTTGAATCTGGACAAGTAGCACTTATTGACTTTTGGGCACAATGGTGTGGTCCTTGCCGCGCAATTGCTCCCATCATTGAGGACCTTTCTCAAGAGTTTGAAGGCAAAGCTATTGTAGGTAAGGTAGACATCGATAGCAACCAGGAGATTGCAATGAAGTATAATATTCGCTCTATTCCCACTATTCTTGTGATTAAGGATGGTGAGGTTGTAGACCGCCAAGTAGGCATGACTACTAAGGCTAAATTGAAGTCTAAATTGGAGCAGTACATCGTATAA
- a CDS encoding exo-beta-N-acetylmuramidase NamZ family protein, translating into MRPIYFLFAAICLPVFIFWPPQKAPAQTEVFAPEIKTGAEQMHHYLPYLKGKRLGLLVNHSSTIQKTHLVDSLLALGLNVKKIFAPEHGFRGTADRGEKILDAKDPKTGLPIVSLYGKNRQAKASELADLDLVIFDIQDVGVRFYTYSSSMTYMMEACARAKIPFLVLDRPNPLGHYIDGPILEKEQRSFVGLHPVPIVHGLTLAEYARMINEEYWLADSLQCDLQYVACLNYRHDKYYELPIKPSPNLPNMRSIYLYPGLCLFEGTQFSVGRGTQKQFQCYGHPAFPSRQYSFKPVPMPGAKSPVQNQKLCWGEDLSTTTLDSLQTQNQIPLQYFLQAYAKAPANLQQKFFSQAAFFDKLVGNSWLRTAIQNGENETQIRARWAKELEHYKVLRQKYLLYP; encoded by the coding sequence ATGCGCCCAATTTACTTCCTTTTTGCCGCCATTTGTCTACCCGTTTTTATCTTCTGGCCCCCTCAAAAGGCCCCAGCCCAAACCGAAGTCTTTGCCCCCGAAATCAAAACGGGCGCAGAGCAAATGCACCACTATCTCCCCTACCTTAAAGGTAAACGCCTCGGCTTGCTGGTGAATCATAGCTCTACAATTCAAAAAACACATTTGGTAGATAGCTTGTTGGCCTTGGGCCTAAATGTCAAAAAGATTTTTGCCCCCGAACATGGATTTCGAGGGACTGCAGACCGTGGCGAGAAAATTCTAGATGCCAAAGACCCCAAAACGGGCCTCCCCATTGTTTCGCTCTATGGCAAAAACCGCCAAGCCAAAGCTAGCGAATTGGCCGATTTAGATTTGGTCATTTTTGATATCCAAGATGTAGGCGTCCGCTTTTATACCTATAGCTCTAGCATGACCTATATGATGGAGGCCTGCGCCAGAGCCAAAATTCCCTTTTTGGTCCTCGACCGCCCTAACCCTTTGGGCCATTATATAGATGGACCAATTCTCGAAAAAGAACAGCGCAGCTTTGTGGGCCTTCACCCCGTTCCCATTGTACACGGCCTCACTTTGGCCGAATATGCCCGCATGATTAACGAGGAATATTGGCTGGCCGATAGCCTCCAATGCGATTTGCAATATGTGGCCTGCCTCAATTATCGACACGATAAATACTATGAGCTGCCCATTAAGCCCTCTCCCAATTTACCCAATATGCGCAGCATTTACCTCTATCCAGGCCTCTGCCTTTTTGAAGGTACCCAATTTTCAGTTGGCCGAGGCACCCAAAAACAATTTCAATGCTACGGACATCCCGCCTTCCCCAGCCGCCAATACTCCTTTAAACCAGTGCCCATGCCCGGCGCAAAATCCCCCGTCCAAAACCAAAAACTTTGCTGGGGCGAAGACCTCTCCACAACTACCCTAGATAGCCTGCAAACCCAAAACCAAATCCCTCTTCAATACTTTTTGCAAGCTTATGCAAAGGCCCCTGCCAACTTACAGCAAAAATTCTTTTCTCAAGCCGCTTTTTTCGATAAATTAGTGGGCAATAGCTGGCTCCGAACAGCCATCCAAAACGGAGAAAACGAAACCCAAATCAGAGCCCGCTGGGCCAAAGAACTAGAACACTATAAGGTATTGCGCCAAAAGTATTTACTTTATCCTTAA
- a CDS encoding LysM peptidoglycan-binding domain-containing protein, giving the protein MPYIIFLLLLFVSQLAQAQNIKLAPEDSVFVDISGGRVYLLHQVKHKQTLYSMKNFYQIKLADLYYCNPGLSDRSLKVGEKLRIPISAKAILRSKPRPYVDSNYVKVYYEVKANETLWRVARKHFNMPVELLQNRNQLSAATLYEGQRLQIGWFSLKGVSDSLSRHTGLDGALAEENRKWRKKYELGLIRGKSEAAEEGRACWPKYEQLSQQTSGLYVLYDGAPAGDVILIENPMIERRIYAKVLGSVPDTPFARGSIVMLSPTSAQALGILDAQAYVKIRKLVK; this is encoded by the coding sequence ATGCCTTATATCATCTTTCTACTTCTCCTTTTCGTAAGTCAATTAGCACAGGCTCAAAATATTAAACTTGCTCCAGAAGATAGCGTCTTTGTAGATATCAGTGGCGGAAGAGTTTATCTTTTGCATCAGGTAAAGCACAAGCAAACGCTTTACTCTATGAAAAACTTTTATCAAATCAAATTGGCCGATCTCTATTATTGTAATCCAGGATTGTCCGATAGAAGTCTCAAAGTAGGCGAAAAATTACGCATTCCAATTAGCGCCAAAGCTATTTTGCGCAGCAAACCTCGTCCTTATGTAGATAGCAATTATGTAAAAGTTTATTATGAGGTAAAAGCTAATGAAACCCTCTGGAGAGTCGCTCGCAAACATTTCAATATGCCCGTAGAACTACTCCAAAATCGCAATCAACTGAGTGCTGCAACACTATACGAAGGCCAACGCCTACAAATAGGTTGGTTCTCTTTGAAAGGAGTTAGTGACAGCCTAAGTCGACATACAGGCTTAGACGGTGCACTGGCTGAAGAAAATCGAAAATGGCGAAAAAAATACGAGTTGGGCCTCATCCGAGGGAAAAGCGAAGCCGCAGAAGAAGGGCGCGCCTGCTGGCCTAAATATGAACAACTTAGTCAACAAACTAGTGGACTTTACGTTCTCTATGATGGAGCCCCAGCTGGAGATGTAATCCTAATCGAAAACCCTATGATTGAACGTCGAATATATGCAAAAGTTTTAGGATCTGTTCCAGATACTCCCTTTGCTCGCGGCTCAATCGTTATGCTATCGCCAACCAGCGCTCAAGCATTGGGCATCCTTGATGCACAGGCTTATGTGAAGATAAGAAAGCTTGTTAAATAA